In Cryptomeria japonica chromosome 5, Sugi_1.0, whole genome shotgun sequence, the genomic window GTTCGGCAGAGCCCATTAAACTGCAGTGCCCAAAAAGGCAGCACTGACGAATTTATCGAGCCTGGTGTAACGTTGCCTGATGATTCAGCTACGTCGTACTCGGCACCCACAAAGGAAGATTGCGAGAAAGCATGCCTCCGCAACTGCTCGTGCACAGCCTTCGCTTTCATTTCTCCTTCGGGACCCTGTCAAATCTGGTCCGGAGATTTGCTAAACATGCATAATTCTCAATCAAATAGCGGATCGACTGTTTCCATTCGCGTAGCAGCCTCTGCACTTCCAAAGTTTCACAAACCGTCGTCCAGCAAACTGAAAATCATAATTATTGTGACTGCTCTCGCCCTTGCTTTGagcatattttcattttttatgtgGCTAAGATATCGGATACGACCACCTATGGAGACGTCTGAGGATTCCTCGGACTCTTCTCTTAAAATGTTTAGTTACAAGGAGTTGAAGATTGCTACGAGGAATTTTAGGTCTAAGTTGGGGAGTGGAGGATTCGGCTCAGTTTTCAAAGGATCTTTAAAAGACGGTACACTTGTAACCGTAAAGAAACTGGAAGGTTCAAGACAACATGATAAGCAATTCCGGGCGGAAATCAGTTCTCTTGGCAACATACAACATGCGAATTTGATCAGGCTTCGAGGGTTTTGTGCAGAAGGATCCAGAAGGTTACTAGTTTATGATTACATGCCCAAAGGCTCTCTAAATTCCTTACTGTTCACTAGTAATTCCATAAGTAAAGGGAAGGTACTGGACTGGAAAACCCGATTCCAGATCGCTTTAGGCACTGCACGAGGTTTAGTTTATCTCCACGAGGAGTGTAGAAATCGCATCATTCATGGCGATATAAAGCCCGAAAACATTCTTCTGGATTGTAATTTTTTACCCAAGTTAGCAGATTTTGGGTTGTCAAAGCTTGTGGGCAGAGATTTCAGCCACTTACTGACTACAACGAGAGGAACAATAGGGTATTTGGCTCCAGAGTGGATCTCCGGTCTTCCCATCTCTCCCAAGGTTGATGTTTACAGTTTTGGTATTACGCTCTTGGAAATCATTTCTGGTCGAAGAAGTTTAGATTTAAACGTGCAAGATTCAAGTAAGTATTACTTTCCTGCCTGGGCTGCAACTCAAATTTGCCAGGGGAAGATGATTAGTGTTGTGGACGAAGGTATTGCAGCGGAGACAGATATTGAAGAGGTCAGAAGAGCAACCGTTGTAGCATTGCTATGCCTTGAAAGGGATGAGGAGGTGAGGCCAAGCATGGGACAAGTGGTGCGTATGCTGGAAGGGAATATGAAGCCTCAAACTCCCCAGCTGCTGAGCTCTGCACTCGTGGACAAACAGGCAGACCGAAGCGACACAAGCTAAGCTTAGGAGTACCCTCAAACTCCGCAGATGTTGTTGATTATGTTTGTCAATTATATAAGAACTATAGTCTATTGTCATGCCCACAACTTAAGGATGGTAAATCATTGAAAATGTTGATGAATTTTGTTTAGAAAAAAAACTTTAATGATTTTCTAAAAGAAGTTTAACGATTCAAACTATCATCTTATGGATCTATAATACTTTGATGATGATTCAAACCATCACCCTAAGAACTTATAGTTCTTTCTTCTCGGATAGAGAAAAAGTAGAATGCATCTAGGTAGCTCCATATGATATACTCTTGATAATGATATGTTTATTGTTCACTAAACCTTGAGTATTACTTTTCTTAGAAGTTCTTTCTGTTAGATTGATATTTTATTTATAGATTAATGAGTGATATGATGGATGGGTAAGATTAAGAGGCGTAATAAATGATTAGGATTTAATAAAACAAGATTAGCACATATGCTTATGTGGGACATTGATAATTAGAAATGTATCATGGAATGAATGGTTGAGATACAAAGATGGTCTCTCAATGATATATGACTTTAAACAAAGATGGCAACCATCCTAAGAACACCTTGATAATAAGAGTAACACCTTGTTATGACAAGACACGTTATTCAACTTGTAACTTTGATATAAAATATCCCATCTTTACTAACATGATCATCATTTGGATTTTTTTATTCATGACAAAAATTTACTATGTTACTTTATGCATGAATGGCCATGAAATTATTCTCTTTGTAAACTACTAACTATACAAATCCAGTAAGGCCTAAAGGATGGTAAATAATTTCCACAAAATCTTCCTTGTTTTGTGAGAAAATTAATGCTATGATACAAAAGATCAAACTTAtaaatgatgatctcaacttagaCATGTGACCATGACACTCATTAATTCACAAACATAGAATGGAATATTTCTATAACAACCTCTTTAAGAGCTCTAGCCTAGACATTGATGATCACAATTTAATaatatcacaactctcacacacaTAATGCATATCCACAAAATATTATTTCTTTAGTTTTAACCTAAGAATATGTGTTATCTAAACCTTCCTCAACTCACTTAATCTGTTATACTATTCACTAGTTTGTATAGTGAATTATAGCTACAAAAGTGGGCTCCAATATCTTCCAATAATTTATTAGTAACCTTAATTACATAAAAAATGGAGTCTAAAGCAATAGGAAGAAGTTCTAGAGTAATTAGATAGACTAGAAATCATAGGCTAGTTTATAGCAATTGGCTGGTAAATCCAAGAAGAACATACCAAAGGAATTTTCATGGACAAATTTGGCTGAAGAATtttagagagaaaaagagagattttaacactaatacatttggcatAAAATTCCGATGGAGATTTCTgatagagaaggtatattgtgatcaaatttgaattttttttgaaaaaatgctcgatttcgtcggaattccaatgataatgcaacatttggtttcaatggagaaggaattggcaatgacatttgggtttttttagagaaagtgcccgtgttcgtcgaaattccgatgaccgcatgcattacttaaaaaagaaaaagaccaagtcatttcataaatcctgcctctTCGTCCCCTCGACCTCTGCCATTATAAAATCCCACCTCTACAGGGAACCTATGGGTTTAATCGTCAGCTATCATAGCTATCTACTAGTGCTTCAGCCGCGGAATGAAGTGGTTCCTCCCATGCCGATTCTAGCGAGTGAATCCGGATTGATTACGTGCTTAAGAAGTCGCAGGTGGGGGTCTAGTAAGTCAAGAAGTTATTGTTGGGCCCCAAATCCCTACTGTTGAGGTTGTggtggggaagatcattggtgtgaaaccAGCCGGTTCTGCAGCTCAGGCTAGAAATGGAGGGAGTACGATTCAGTTTTGTGCTTTCCCAACGAATGGGAATTATTGACCTAAAGAAGCAAGCAGAACCACATTGGAAACAACCCGAATTCCTGGACACTCACTATCGAATCTCCATCCATCTTTGCTGGCTTCAACCACAACTGTTCGCATAAGCATCCCTTCCTGGTCAAGTGAACGAGTGCCTACTTAAAGGCTctcccaaggtatcttagttcATTGTCTCGgggcatattaggggatcacaataCGAAACATGCAGGTAGGGGGCATCCCCTTATGAACACGAAGGAGGGAGGCGGACATAGGTTCCCTATGGGTTTAATCGCtacaggatgtaggaatggtttaatcgctgctggaaaaaggtagggtataatcagcaaattcattgttatacatattcaaatatttagattcaaagtttattatagatttatcagattaattgccaatagcagagatggtgagaggtttctgtaatatgatatgatcgatttaaaagaagaatttcttacaagacctaaaccgttgaacaatcctacaatcatgtattaattaaacactgcattttaaataatgaacaatatagttagcctgaaacatattaacactactttccatatttaaaatatatcctaattaaggagagggatgacctaaacctgcgtgatcaagtgccattatgtaaaatatatcctaattatggatgctggtatatatggttgtgacagaaaATTCCTACTGTCGAACcatgagagcactgtgtagtgatcgagtgctatgtCTTGTtgatgttttggaagggagcataagtgtactgttaggaaggtggtataaaatggaagctaagaggtacaaggttatgaggtgtgggctaggataagatagggaggtaagtgatgaaggatgtaatggtgaaagagtaagttaggatatgttaagggtttggaaggtaggaaagtgaatggggggagataaaaggatgtgaaggatggaatggggttaggtaggtgaagtcaaagtaagtgtgtatgaggttaaggtttaggataggatgtaggaaagtggaggaggttaagataggggatatgaaaggtagatggaaggtaataatgataggaagtgaggtaaaggttatgaggtgtggcttagaaaatagggtgtaggaaatggaaggaagggtcatatcactttgagagttttcaccgaGATGAGTAGCCCaggtatggacctcaaatcttacaagccatgaggatccacttgtagtagaggatcatatacttgcatcttgggagcttattaggagttcaccttgaatttgggaaatatacATAGacgagatagaatattgatcaatacaaattacctagcctcatcatgcataaatacaagaggtatagactatagcaagtacatatcatgagccaaaggatcatattcgagagttgcttcatctccaatcctctacatttttaagatccacaaatggggttgaggataagtcttggttacttagcttggacttatgctttgggttgcatctatatgtgagcaacctaaaggcataattttcaatgcaatttttgagaggacttgattccaccttgtggtactgggaggataaaatgcaccaactcacattggaaaccctctccagataccattttggagtgcttcaaagtgtgttctatttcaaaatatttttgacaaagatgcgtagatgagtttcacaatttacataataaggtttcatagtggctcaacatgagagttagtttttggagttcttgtagtttgtagattacattcaagacaagttacttgtcaattatttcattaggggtggaaagcccaaaattttagttttcctacacatggccaatccaaatgactttagggttg contains:
- the LOC131042224 gene encoding G-type lectin S-receptor-like serine/threonine-protein kinase At2g19130; the encoded protein is MGGSCRLAHMIFTLTVLIIIGNCNRISAGKGDSLSLGSSLIGNQTIISKNRTFELGFFSPNGGNNWYLGIWYANIADKIIAWVANRESPVKNKPGVLKLSKEGNLGLLDVEGTSLWSVDVSNKISRAVLLESGNFIMLSDDNKSETLWQSLDYPVDTVLPGMRISGKKKLVGWKSSFDPAPGLFSLHLDPSGAEQFVLTWNISVQYWASGTWDGHIFSAIPEMVNGDYYEATIENTSSGLYFSYKLLNGASRFLQLKSGGIQEYALFDGTKCTLVATHPRDQCRVYGFCGAYGSCNSNNLQFCSCVESFAPADIRAWNSQDWWSSGCVRQSPLNCSAQKGSTDEFIEPGVTLPDDSATSYSAPTKEDCEKACLRNCSCTAFAFISPSGPCQIWSGDLLNMHNSQSNSGSTVSIRVAASALPKFHKPSSSKLKIIIIVTALALALSIFSFFMWLRYRIRPPMETSEDSSDSSLKMFSYKELKIATRNFRSKLGSGGFGSVFKGSLKDGTLVTVKKLEGSRQHDKQFRAEISSLGNIQHANLIRLRGFCAEGSRRLLVYDYMPKGSLNSLLFTSNSISKGKVLDWKTRFQIALGTARGLVYLHEECRNRIIHGDIKPENILLDCNFLPKLADFGLSKLVGRDFSHLLTTTRGTIGYLAPEWISGLPISPKVDVYSFGITLLEIISGRRSLDLNVQDSSKYYFPAWAATQICQGKMISVVDEGIAAETDIEEVRRATVVALLCLERDEEVRPSMGQVVRMLEGNMKPQTPQLLSSALVDKQADRSDTS